From one Rhodamnia argentea isolate NSW1041297 chromosome 1, ASM2092103v1, whole genome shotgun sequence genomic stretch:
- the LOC115743402 gene encoding probable sucrose-phosphate synthase 3, whose translation MAGNEWINGYLEAILDSGGGGSSEQAVQKEVKMRERGDFNPTKYFVEEVVTGVDETDLHRTWIKVVATRSSRDRSSRLENMCWRIWHLTRKKKQLEWEELQRLAKRRWEREQGRRDATEDMSEDLSEGEKGDIVGELMLSETPRKKFQRNFSNLEVWSDDKKEKKLYIVLISLHGLVRGEQMELGRDSDTGGQVKYVVELSRALARMPGVYRVDLFTRQISSPEVDWGYGEPTEMLTAGPEDADTNELGESSGAYIIRIPFGPRNEYLHKESLWPYIQEFVDGALAHILNMSKVLGEQIGRGQPVWPYVIHGHYADAGDSAALLSGALNIPMVLTGHSLGRNKLEQLLKMGRQSKEDINSTYKIMRRIEAEELSLDAAELVITSTKQEIEEQWGLYDGFDVKLEKVLRARARRGVNCHGRYMPRMVVIPPGMDFSNVNVQEDTPEVDGELAALIGGVDGSSPKSLPAIWSEVMRFLTNPHKPMILALSRPDPKKNITTLVKAFGECRPLRELANLTLIMGNRDDIDEMSSGNASVLTTVLKLVDKYDLYGQVAFPKHHRQSDVPEIYRLAAKTKGVFINPALVEPFGLTLIEAAAHGLPMVATKNGGPVDIHQALNNGLLVDPHDQQAIADALLKLVSEKSLWLECRKNGWKNIHLFSWPEHCRTYLTRVAACRMRHPQWQTATPEDEIPDEESLNDSLKDVQDMSLRLSVDGEKSSLNGSLDYAAIASGDPELQDQVKRVLSKIKKQESSESIDGEGGKKPLESSVSKYPMLRRRRRLIVIAVDCYDSDGAPEEKMLQIVQDVMKAVRSDPQAARVSGFALSTAMPVSETLEFLKSVNIQVNEFDALICSSGSEVYYPGAYTEEDGKLIPDPDYASHIDYRWGCEGLKRTIWKLLNTSEEEEKHEKPFSPIEEDTESSNSHCISYFIKELSMGKKVDDLRQKLRMRGLRCHPMYCRNLTRMQIIPLLASRAQALRYLFVRWRLNVANMYVVLGESGDTDHEEMIAGAHSTVIMKGVVSRGSEELLRTAGSYLRDDIVPEESPLVTYLSEGATPGEIAGALKLGSKSASGM comes from the exons ATGGCGGGGAACGAATGGATAAACGGGTACTTGGAGGCGATACTGGACAGCGGCGGAGGGGGGTCGTCGGAGCAGGCCGTGCAGAAGGAGGTGAAGATGCGGGAGAGGGGGGACTTCAACCCGACCAAGTACTTCGTGGAGGAGGTGGTGACCGGCGTCGACGAGACCGACCTCCACCGGACGTGGATCAAGGTCGTCGCCACCCGCAGCTCCCGCGACCGCAGCTCCCGCCTGGAGAACATGTGCTGGCGGATCTGGCATCTCACCCGTAAGAAGAAGCAG TTGGAATGGGAGGAGCTGCAAAGGCTGGCGAAACGGAGGTGGGAACGGGAACAAGGACGGAGGGATGCAACAGAAGACATGTCCGAGGACTTATCAGAAGGAGAGAAAGGGGACATCGTGGGAGAGTTGATGCTGAGTGAGACCCCGAGAAAGAAGTTTCAGAGAAATTTTTCCAATCTGGAAGTATGGTCAgatgacaaaaaggaaaagaagcttTACATTGTCCTAATAAG TTTGCATGGTTTGGTCCGTGGGGAGCAAATGGAACTTGGTCGGGACTCTGATACTGGTGGACAG GTTAAATATGTGGTTGAGCTTTCTCGAGCGCTTGCTAGAATGCCTGGGGTATACAGGGTTGATCTTTTCACCCgccaaatctcctccccagaAGTCGACTGGGGTTATGGGGAACCAACAGAGATGCTAACTGCTGGCCCAGAAGACGCCGACACCAATGAGTTGGGAGAGAGTAGCGGGGCATACATTATAAGGATTCCATTTGGTCCACGAAATGAGTATCTCCACAAGGAATCTCTCTGGCCATATATTCAAGAATTCGTCGACGGGGCGTTAGCTCACATTTTGAACATGTCGAAAGTTCTCGGAGAACAAATAGGCAGGGGCCAGCCTGTGTGGCCATATGTGATTCATGGTCATTATGCAGATGCGGGAGATAGTGCTGCCCTTCTCTCAGGTGCTCTTAACATCCCGATGGTCTTGACGGGTCACTCACTAGGGAGGAACAAGCTTGAGCAGCTCCTCAAGATGGGACGGCAATCGAAGGAAGATATAAACTCAACATACAAAATCATGAGGAGAATTGAAGCAGAGGAACTTTCTCTTGATGCCGCTGAGCTTGTCATTACTAGTACGAAGCAGGAAATCGAAGAGCAGTGGGGTCTTTATGATGGGTTTGATGTCAAGCTTGAGAAAGTTTTGCGCGCTCGTGCTCGACGTGGGGTGAACTGTCATGGGCGGTACATGCCGAGGATGGTG GTTATTCCACCTGGCATGGATTTTagcaatgtcaatgtccaggaAGATACCCCTGAGGTTGATGGGGAACTGGCAGCGCTTATTGGCGGTGTTGACGGCTCTTCCCCCAAATCCCTCCCGGCAATATGGTCAGAA GTGATGAGATTCCTCACAAATCCCCACAAGCCGATGATCTTGGCTTTATCAAGGCCAGATCCGAAGAAGAACATAACAACTCTCGTGAAAGCCTTTGGAGAATGCCGCCCTCTAAGGGAGCTTGCAAATCTT ACATTGATCATGGGCAACAGGGATGACATAGATGAGATGTCTTCCGGAAACGCCAGCGTTCTTACAACAGTGCTGAAACTAGTGGACAAGTACGATCTTTATGGGCAAGTTGCCTTCCCCAAGCATCACAGGCAGTCTGATGTTCCAGAAATTTATCGTCTGGCGGCGAAAACAAAG ggcgttttcatcaatcCAGCTCTAGTTGAGCCATTTGGTCTTACTCTGATCGAG GCAGCAGCACATGGGCTTCCAATGGTGGCTACTAAAAACGGTGGACCAGTTGACATTCACCAA GCACTGAATAATGGGCTTCTTGTGGACCCTCATGATCAACAAGCTATCGCCGATGCACTGCTCAAGCTGGTCTCAGAGAAGTCCTTGTGGCTTGAATGCAGGAAGAATGGTTGGAAAAACATACACCTGTTCTCGTGGCCTGAGCATTGCCGAACGTACTTGACTAGGGTGGCAGCATGCCGGATGAGACACCCGCAATGGCAAACTGCTACACCAGAGGATGAAATTCCAGACGAAGAGTCCTTGAATGATTCGCTAAAGGATGTGCAAGATATGTCCCTTAGGCTCTCAGTTGATGGAGAAAAATCTTCATTAAATGGATCTCTTGACTATGCAGCAATAGCTTCTGGAGACCCAGAGCTCCAGGACCAAGTGAAAAGAGTCCTTAGCAAAATTAAGAAGCAAGAATCTTCTGAATCGATTGACGGTGAAGGTGGAAAGAAACCACTTGAGAGTTCGGTGAGCAAGTATCCCATGTTGAGGCGGCGGCGTAGGTTGATAGTTATAGCTGTTGACTGCTATGACAGTGATGGGGCCCCTGAAGAGAAGATGCTTCAGATAGTGCAAGATGTTATGAAGGCCGTCCGATCGGACCCACAAGCCGCTAGGGTCTCTGGGTTCGCTCTATCAACGGCTATGCCAGTTTCAGAAACCCTGGAATTCTTGAAGTCGGTGAACATCCAAGTGAATGAGTTCGATGCTTTGATCTGTAGCAGTGGGAGTGAAGTGTATTACCCCGGGGCCTACACAGAGGAAGATGGAAAGCTTATTCCGGACCCGGATTATGCCTCACATATCGACTACCGTTGGGGTTGCGAGGGCTTAAAGAGGACCATTTGGAAGCTGTTGAATacatcagaagaagaagagaaacatgAGAAACCTTTTAGTCCCATCGAGGAGGATACGGAATCGAGCAATTCACATTGCATCTCATACTTTATAAAGGAGCTTAGTATG GGAAAGAAAGTGGATGATTTGAGGCAGAAACTCAGAATGCGGGGACTCCGTTGTCATCCGATGTATTGCCGGAACTTAACTAGAATGCAGATCATTCCTCTTCTGGCATCTCGAGCACAAGCACTCAg GTACCTGTTTGTGCGCTGGAGATTGAACGTCGCAAACATGTACGTAGTCCTTGGGGAGAGCGGCGACACTGACCACGAGGAGATGATCGCTGGGGCCCACAGCACCGTCATAATGAAAGGGGTGGTGTCGAGGGGGTCAGAGGAGCTGCTCAGGACGGCGGGAAGCTACCTGAGGGACGACATCGTCCCGGAGGAGAGCCCGCTGGTGACTTACCTGAGCGAGGGTGCAACTCCGGGTGAGATTGCTGGTGCTCTCAAGCTGGGCTCTAAATCAGCCTCTGGGATGTGA
- the LOC115743263 gene encoding probable methionine--tRNA ligase, which yields MGSSADTKLPIPGRRNILITSALPYVNNVPHLGNIIGCVLSADVFARYCRLRGYNAVYICGTDEYGTATETKALEEKCTPQQICDKYYAVHKQVYDWFNISFDKFGRTSTPQQTEVCQAIFNKLFQNNWLSENTMQQLYCDTCQRFLADRLVEGICPTAGCTHDSARGDQCEKCGKLLNPTELIEPRCKVCQATPRIRDTNHLFLELPLLKDKLVEYINEMSEAGSWSQNAIQATHAWLKEGLKPRCITRDLKWGVPVPHEKFKDKVFYVWFDAPIGYVSITSCYTPEWEQWWKNPENVELFQFMGKDNVPFHTVMFPSTLLGTGEKWTLMKTISVTEYLNYEAGKFSKSKGIGVFGNDAKDTNIPAEVWRYYLLTNRPEVSDTLFTWADLQAKLNSELLNNLGNFVNRVLSFIAKPSGLGYGSVIPDAPGADSHSLTVELAEKVGKLVEQYVEAMEKVKLKQGLKTAMSISGEGNAYLQASQFWKLYKEDQLSCSIVMKTSVGLVHLLACLLEPFMPSFSIEVFKQLNLPPETQASLRDENGEIERARRPWEFIPAGHKIGAPEPLFKELRDEEMEFYRKKFAGSQADRILRAEAEAEKAAEQLRKTKLSDGSGKKAQPAKTSAGAKSKAPAAEAEISITRLDIRVGLITKVLKHPDADSLYVEEIDVGEGQNRTVVSGLVKYIPLEEMQNRKVCVLCNLKPATMRGIKSQAMVLCASNKENTEVELIEPPESAKVGERVTFPGFEGAPDDVLNPKKKVWETLQPDLHTDSGLVAHFKNIPFTTSAGVCKASSIQNGSIR from the exons ATGGGAAGTAGCGCCGATACGAAGCTTCCGATCCCCGGTCGGAGGAACATCCTAATCACCAGCGCCTTGCCTTACGTCAACAACGTTCCGCACCTCGGCAACATCATCGGAT GTGTATTGAGTGCGGATGTGTTTGCTCGATACTGCCGCCTTAGAGGTTACAACGCAGTGTATATTTGTGGGACTGATGAGTACGGGACTGCAACAGAGACTAAAGCCTTGGAGGAGAAGTGCACACCACAGCAGATTTGCGACAA ATATTATGCAGTGCATAAGCAAGTCTATGATTGGTTCAACATAAGCTTTGATAAGTTTGGACGAACATCAACCCCCCAGCAGACTGAAGTTTGCCAAgctattttcaataaattgttTCAGAACAATTGGCTTTCTGAGAACACAATGCAGCAG CTTTACTGTGATACATGCCAAAGATTCTTAGCTGACCGGCTTGTGGAGGGTATCTGTCCTACCGCAGGTTGTACCCATGATTCTGCGCGGGGCGATCAATGTGAGAAGTGTGGAAAGCTTTTGAATCCAACTGAGTTAATTGAACCTAGGTGTAAG GTTTGTCAGGCAACTCCAAGAATCCGCGATACAAACCACTTGTTCCTCGAGCTCCCTCTGCTGAAGGATAAATTGGTGGAATATATTAATGAGATGTCGGAAGCTGGATCTTGGAGCCAGAATGCCATTCAAGCAACTCATGCATGGCTAAAAGAAGGACTAAAACCTCGATGTATTACAAGGGATCTGAAGTGGGGAGTTCCTGTACCCCACGAGAAGTTTAAAGACAAG GTATTCTATGTTTGGTTCGATGCACCAATTGGGTACGTCTCAATAACTTCATGTTACACACCAGAATGGGAGCAGTGGTGGAAGAATCCTGAGAATGTGGAGTTGTTTCAGTTTATGGGCAAGGATAATGTACCATTTCACACC GTGATGTTTCCATCTACTCTTCTTGGAACTGGTGAAAAGTGGACCCTGATGAAGACAATTAGTGTCACAGAGTACTTGAACTATGAAGCAG GAAAGTTTTCCAAGAGCAAAGGGATTGGAGTTTTTGGCAATGATGCTAAAGATACAAATATTCCTGCTGAAGTATGGAGATATTACTTGCTAACTAATAGGCCAGAG GTTTCTGATACATTGTTTACCTGGGCGGATTTGCAAGCAAAACTGAACAGTGAGTTGCTGAATAATTTGGGCAACTTTGTTAATCGGGTGTTGAGCTTTATTGCAAAGCCTTCAG GTCTAGGATATGGTTCTGTTATTCCTGATGCTCCAGGTGCTGATTCACATTCCCTGACAGTAGAATTGGCTGAGAAAGTTGGCAAGTTGGTGGAACAATATGTGGAGGCCATGGAAAAG GTGAAACTAAAGCAAGGACTCAAGACTGCAATGAGCATTTCAGGCGAGGGAAATGCGTATCTGCAA GCAAGCCAATTCTGGAAGTTATACAAAGAAGACCAACTGTCTTGCTCTATTGTGATGAAAACTTCTGTGGGCCTGGTGCATCTCCTTGCATGTTTACTTGAACCTTTCATGCCTTCATTTTCCATTGAG GTATTTAAGCAGCTAAATTTACCTCCTGAAACACAAGCTTCACTTCGAGATGAAAATGGGGAGATCGAGAGAGCTAGAAGACCTTGGGAGTTTATACCTGCTGGTCACAAGATTGGGGCACCAGAGCCTTTGTTTAAGGAATTG AGAGATGAAGAAATGGAATTCTATCGTAAAAAGTTTGCTGGAAGTCAAGCAGATAGAATTTTGAGAGCAGAAGCTGAAGCTGAGAAGGCGGCTGAGCAATTGCGAAAGACTAAATTATCAG ATGGAAGCGGAAAAAAAGCACAACCAGCAAAAACATCAGCTGGTGCAAAATCCAAGGCTCCTGCCGCTGAAGCAGAGATTTCCATTACCAGACTAGATATCCGCGTGGGCCTCATAACAAAAGTTCTGAAGCATCCTGATGCTGATTCATTGTATGTTGAAGAGATTGATGTTGGTGAAGGTCAAAATAGAACAGTAGTTAGTGGCCTCGTCAAGTATATCCCTCTGGAGGAAATGCAg AATCGGAAGGTTTGTGTTCTGTGCAACCTGAAGCCAGCTACCATGCGTGGTATCAAGTCACAGGCAATGGTTCTTTGCGCTTCAAACAAGGAGAACACTGAG
- the LOC115743396 gene encoding agamous-like MADS-box protein AGL80 produces the protein MGRKKVRLELITNDSVRKTTFRKRKGGLLKKASELKTLCGVDACALIYTANDAEPHVWPSPAEAHQVLERFQSLPTKKQGKHMLNHEDYRPKDVSMLELKLENGMNRNRDLEIELLLMDHLSGKNVVDLMEMDEMKILYEAVDDKIKDLTLRMDNLKGFKVEEDAHSVVPAN, from the coding sequence ATGGGTCGGAAGAAGGTTAGGTTGGAGCTGATCACGAACGACTCGGTCCGGAAGACGACCTTCCGGAAGAGAAAGGGTGGGCTGCTGAAGAAGGCGAGCGAGCTCAAGACGCTGTGTGGGGTCGATGCCTGCGCGCTGATCTACACCGCGAACGATGCGGAGCCCCACGTCTGGCCGTCACCGGCAGAGGCTCACCAGGTACTCGAGAGGTTCCAGAGCCTGCCCACCAAGAAGCAGGGAAAGCACATGCTGAACCACGAGGACTATCGCCCTAAGGACGTGTCGATGCTGGAGCTTAAGCTCGAAAACGGGATGAATCGGAACCGCGATCTCGAGATCGAGCTGCTGTTGATGGATCACCTTTCGGGTAAGAATGTGGTTGATCTGATGGAGATGGATGAGATGAAAATATTGTATGAGGCTGTGGATGACAAGATCAAAGATCTAACCCTTCGGATGGACAACCTTAAGGGGTTTAAGGTCGAGGAAGATGCGCACAGCGTGGTTCCGGCCAATTGA